In a single window of the Salmo trutta chromosome 21, fSalTru1.1, whole genome shotgun sequence genome:
- the xirp1 gene encoding xin actin-binding repeat-containing protein 1 isoform X1 codes for METMNTLRKSQSLRSLSGSWVQERSWETSKSSLWDNKKSVSQLVQQYQSCVELSTSETNEEKLKVCNASLSFSSSREEMSVGLVSPWRRLESRGDQVDRLGTDSGSFLLSRSRSMDHLPQRDRAPEGTSALRALFESKATLQEDFYSSPRLNVASPASRVVAGIQSSEKEKDHPLGARRGYSTEGTHGRKDNTQCAVQSERRKTISGVPESSVRGSRITTPDDKRRLQLSYRDTPSRQGRDRERTSSSVRDRSALYLSRVAAAESPGSSTHTKYSCSSGKKTTGSKMAEIAPKNTVSEACQKEDDLPLPPPPTIPPRPQNYEESPSAGGPNQAFIPVPPPKETFSTFYQQRQKNELKRLFKHIHPDLRENINDVVDDELVAAMQSGGAQTAADAGYQGEVQSMRWIFENWTLDNIGDHPHMTKKLLEDETLQGGDVRGTSSMFEHCMVDGTQQIVQRQSSVRGDVRTSTWLFETQPMDTLNKLKPEEGELVEAVLKEPIQIGDVRGARLLFESKPLDALGRCSSVEDQSFLKLKSELQEQKGDVRKTVKLFQADPCCALRDASGNIHKIKSICREEICSSDISTARWLFETKPLDIINKGTSGMQIIRGISLEEGQKGGVDRKRWMFETQPFNTIREEGIEDRFQGTVVEVVPDADVGNKLKMFETQPLAALKGDSTEVALEKEEILGGDVKSSLWLFETQPMETLKERYEVGHLKKVILSTDEQGEVKGKKHMFENYNIRKETLVGAEIPSKDHEIEKGDVKSYKHLFETIPLCNITQSQEEVLNGNTENDITAGDVKRNRTLFETTPLYAIKDCSGNFHEVTTVNREESIKGNVQNYKWMFETKPIDQFEEGKKNVEVIKGITRQEDRSGDVKMAKWLFETQTIDGIHSKFNQSEQQQNSTEQQKETRKGDVKTCKWLFETQPMDILYDKSEKIPDKEEEIENTNVKSVTWLFESQALDSIKDSEEQSFKLCSTIQNAVKAEVGVKTVKHLFETETLDRIRKDTDTEQDVRYVSELHVQSGDVSRVKEIFESKSLDEIGSESIKVCDEDESIQKGSVRKCTWLFENRPINTINDKEENGPDMHCVNDIEVGDVHNKKFIFETFSLDKIHDKDQFMEHKSESVEKPVSNVDVKSSTMLFESQPLYAIRDKEGQFHEVTTVQKEEVMSGDVRGARWMFETKPLDAIKAEKEIYVIRAVTQEDVKKGDVKSARWKFETQPLDSLTAKEEDEEATVKVVEDFGNRNVKLNKQLFESDQSASKKYVRMVSVTDVQQGDVRTSTWLFENQPIDRLKGEPEEQGPVQTVHREDNQKGEVKRCTWLFESQTLDKIKDAESNINAAQVVEEEIPKADVKSTTWLFETTPLDKIVTVESVIDTLSRLHQLEFIHSSGILIEAKEITNVNMVKYQFIKTEGAQIQKEEIVEGNIRNIMLQLLSRSTLKPQITLLKEVEQGKVQTTVLEVPVNQPASTNQDKDQSIQKLIENLLVQDKLMKKGIVMQESEGGHAEMTVYSLLCQTKMDSQDITRGDVKSTIGNLLATANNQRTTVSCRLDENEKGNVDLYRSCIEKGDLQKLKSLQIQQSELDELDLMAKEQIEIVQGDVKEAKKNLQKQKDQVERTISDVLPGDVKNAKRVFSTEGSIDLSVENCISKEEIIRGDISSAKQQLALKQTLSMEKEEIVAGDIKATLQSLERAKQQSMHLERDVITPGTIYDMDLATQGPESEGNQTQKEEIVSGDVKAAKQSLELAKNQSLCVERDILVPGKIYNVNISSQEQSSTTVRQSASSSTSRSQRITTTFRKVSDAERDQETIEACQQGYVSRSSDVIHVSAADSQPAVSGSIQAQTHPYVNSEFDDVERTGTEEAEAEVVRGDIKAAIRSLHSAATEQRPLVDKQEIVRGNMQMALQYLEKSSINVSKGDYKAAMLYRNSGKAYAGSRKERDAETVKKQCVVVSMPPSDTELSPSVSVTLGEPPAIAAQTSATVTFTNLDENPKTPSTEALRPPPLPPKANEKTQYQKPALPPKPQRSKQTPSDATENTTPSPKTPSPIKGNQQSPVIPPKMKPGNPSPPPLPQKPSSNRQQTTKDSQPELASNETGNREANQYSPQASATNNIPAEYKKSVQLKQKREQKNIGTTLAVDHRLAMSNGTENEMDRNIIQKINAAKEIRMCMQSYTEDGNAQQEINTDFQVAIQNFRGKEKNAVDTAPVLPNKIKIIREKVSQEKQVTKTTNMQQEINPSTVQQGRTDIHNQGCNTDLQEPYSPTTTDILSVSQHNSDKLPGGASITVMSCQEEHHQRPEDKVVLRKKKEKKETEDQRRQRLSVHKDDIMRGNVKAAMEIFENLRKREELKTILSQVQEIEGETREVDVSSLKSLFENVPAWIVTPCKHTKQSHTKGEKKVEIELVSNDIESGSSVETVFGDLEKASKDIMHLKEQTLAKLIDIEEAIRKALYSVSNLKSEADIAGLSGLFNESLQTKQSLQPTNNIRKISIASTKATKAKTEQAWETSEGKTTGVSGSSKISESASLSPILDKPQIKQCSTSPSSPLFISIHSAARKPAEQPKSAQPQFSSFKPKPERCPSPSAHGANGDLGQRSASDSPNHFYSPASPRRKVSILEVQTVPETVPAGIIGTKTVSEKYEEMDCFGNTFVSSKTSTFVTKHSEKFGVVTSPTRYEVVTSPIMQRSGHPFSENAQSNAKEGGTVFVTFGQPKPGKL; via the exons ATGGAGACGATGAACACCCTGAGGAAGAGCCAATCACTGAGGAGCCTGTCTGGATCTTGGGTTCAGGAGAGGTCATGGGAAACATCAAAGTCCTCTCTCTGGGATAACAAGAAGTCTGTCTCTCAGCTCGTACAACA GTACCAGAGCTGTGTGGAACTAAGCACTTCTGAAACCAATGAAGAAAAGCTAAAGGTTTGTAAT GCGTCCCTGTCATTCAGTTCCTCCAGAGAAGAGATGTCAGTAGGCCTTGTTTCTCCTTGGAGGAGGTTAGAGAGCCGGGGGGACCAGGTGGACCGTCTGGGTACTGACTCTGGTTCTTTCCTGCTGTCTCGGAGTCGCTCCATGGACCATCTTCCCCAGCGGGACCGAGCTCCGGAGGGGACCAGCGCCCTGCGAGCCCTGTTCGAGTCCAAGGCCACCCTGCAAGAGGACTTCTACAGTTCCCCCAGGCTGAATGTTGCCTCTCCAGCCAGCAGAGTGGTGGCAGGGATTCAGTCTAGTGAGAAGGAGAAAGATCACCCTCTGGGGGCTAGGAGGGGTTACAGCACTGAAGGGACTCATGGGAGGAAGGACAACACTCAG TGTGCTGTTCAGAGCGAGAGGAGGAAGACCATTAGCGGTGTTCCAGAGTCCTCCGTCAGGGGTTCCAGAATTACAACACCGG ATGACAAGAGGCGTCTCCAGCTGAGTTATAGAGACACCCCGTCAAGACAAGgtcgagacagagagaggacctCCAGCTCAGTGAGAGACAGATCAGCTCTATACCTGTCAAGAGTAGCAGCTGCCGAATCCCCGGGAAGCTCCACACACACG AAATACAGCTGTTCCTCAGGAAAGAAGACTACAGGCAGCAAG ATGGCCGAGATAGCCCCAAAAAACACAGTTTCAGAAGCATGTCAGAAGGAAGATGACCTGCCGCTGCCTCCACCTCCCACTATCCCACCCAGACCTCAGAACTATGAAGAGTCCCCATCCGCAGGTGGCCCCAACCAAGCCTTCATCCCCGTGCCCCCACCAAAGGAAACCTTCTCGACATTCTACCAACAGCGACAGAAGAATGAGCTGAAAAGACTCTTCAAACACATTCACCCAGACCTGAGGGAAAACATCAACGATGTAGTCGACGATGAGCTGGTTGCGGCGATGCAATCCGGAGGTGCCCAGACTGCAGCTGATGCGGGGTACCAGGGCGAGGTCCAGTCCATGAGGTGGATCTTTGAGAACTGGACCCTGGACAACATCGGGGACCACCCCCACATGACCAAGAAGCTTCTGGAAGATGAGACTCTTCAAGGCGGTGATGTCAGAGGAACATCCTCCATGTTCGAGCACTGCATGGTGGATGGAACCCAACAGATTGTCCAAAGGCAGAGTTCAGTCCGAGGGGATGTCCGGACATCGACGTGGCTGTTTGAGACCCAGCCCATGGATACACTCAACAAACTCAAGCCAGAGGAGGGCGAGCTGGTCGAGGCTGTTCTCAAGGAACCGATCCAGATCGGAGACGTGAGAGGAGCTCGGCTGCTCTTCGAATCCAAGCCACTGGACGCCTTAGGCCGTTGTAGCTCTGTTGAGGACCAAAGTTTCCTCAAGCTGAAGTCAGAGCTCCAGGAGCAGAAAGGAGATGTGAGGAAGACAGTGAAGCTCTTCCAGGCCGATCCTTGCTGCGCCCTCAGAGACGCAAGCGGCAACATCCACAAGATCAAGTCCATCTGCAGAGAGGAGATATGTAGCAGCGACATTAGTACGGCACGCTGGCTCTTCGAAACTAAGCCTCTGGACATCATCAACAAGGGGACATCCGGGATGCAGATCATCCGGGGGATATCGCTGGAGGAAGGACagaaaggaggggtggacaggaAGAGGTGGATGTTTGAGACTCAGCCATTCAACACCATCCGGGAGGAGGGCATAGAAGACCGGTTTCAGGGGACAGTGGTCGAAGTTGTGCCTGACGCTGATGTTGGGAACAAACTAAAGATGTTTGAAACCCAGCCCTTGGCAGCACTGAAAGGAGACTCCACAGAAGTAGCTCTGGAGAAGGAGGAGATACTTGGAGGAGATGTCAAATCCTCTCTCTGGCTCTTCGAAACACAACCCATGGAAACATTGAAGGAACGCTATGAAGTCGGGCATTTGAAGAAAGTGATCCTCTCTACTGATGAACAAGGAGAAGTCAAAGGCAAAAAGCACATGTTTGAGAACTACAACATTAGAAAAGAGACCTTAGTCGGAGCAGAAATCCCAAGTAAAGATCATGAGATTGAGAAGGGTGACGTTAAATCATACAAGCATCTCTTCGAAACAATTCCCCTTTGCAATATCACCCAATCTCAGGAGGAAGTGCTGAACGGAAATACAGAAAACGACATCACGGCAGGAGATGTGAAAAGAAACAGAACGCTCTTCGAGACAACACCATTATATGCGATCAAAGACTGCTCTGGGAATTTCCACGAGGTCACAACTGTCAACAGAGAGGAGTCCATCAAAGGAAATGTCCAAAATTACAAGTGGATGTTCGAGACCAAGCCCATTGACCAGTTTGAGGAGGGAAAGAAGAATGTTGAGGTTATCAAAGGAATCACTAGGCAGGAGGATAGGTCAGGAGATGTCAAGATGGCCAAGTGGCTCTTTGAGACACAGACCATTGATGGCATCCATTCCAAGTTCAACCAGTCAGAGCAGCAGCAGAATTCAACAGAGCAACAGAAGGAGACTAGGAAAGGTGATGTCAAGACCTGCAAGTGGCTGTTCGAGACTCAGCCTATGGACATTTTGTATGACAAATCAGAAAAGATCCCAGATAAAGAAGAAGAGATTGAGAATACCAATGTGAAGTCTGTCACTTGGCTTTTTGAATCACAGGCTCTGGATAGCATTAAAGACAGTGAGGAGCAAAGTTTTAAATTATGCAGTACCATTCAGAATGCTGTCAAGGCTGAGGTTGGTGTGAAAACAGTGAAGCACCTTTTCGAGACAGAGACTTTAGATAGGATAAGGaaggacacagacacagagcaaGATGTCAGATATGTCAGCGAGTTGCATGTCCAGTCTGGTGATGTCTCTAGGGTCAAGGAGATCTTTGAGTCCAAGTCCTTAGATGAAATAGGTTCAGAGTCTATAAAAGTGTGTGATGAAGACGAAAGCATTCAGAAAGGATCCGTGCGTAAATGCACCTGGCTTTTTGAGAACCGTCCCATCAACACGATAAACGACAAGGAGGAAAATGGCCCAGACATGCATTGTGTCAACGACATCGAGGTTGGTGACGTAcataacaagaagttcatcttcgAAACGTTCTCTCTGGACAAGATCCATGATAAAGATCAGTTTATGGAACACAAGTCGGAATCCGTGGAAAAGCCAGTGAGCAATGTCGATGTCAAGTCCAGCACCATGCTATTTGAGTCCCAGCCACTGTACGCCATTAGAGACAAGGAAGGCCAGTTCCACGAGGTTACCACAGTCCAGAAGGAGGAAGTGATGAGTGGCGATGTGAGAGGAGCTCGGTGGATGTTCGAGACGAAGCCTCTCGATGCCATCAAGGCGGAAAAGGAGATCTACGTGATTCGAGCTGTCACCCAGGAAGATGTAAAAAAGGGTGATGTCAAATCAGCCAGGTGGAAGTTCGAGACCCAGCCTCTGGACTCCCTAACAGCTAAGGAGGAAGACGAGGAAGCCACTGTCAAGGTTGTGGAAGACTTCGGAAACCGAAATGTGAAGCTCAACAAACAGCTCTTCGAGTCTGACCAGTCAGCCAGTAAGAAGTATGTGAGGATGGTTAGTGTGACAGATGTTCAGCAAGGCGATGTCAGGACGTCCACCTGGCTCTTTGAGAACCAGCCCATCGACAGGCTAAAGGGAGAGCCAGAGGAGCAGGGCCCTGTCCAGACGGTCCACAGAGAAGACAACCAGAAAGGAGAGGTGAAACGCTGCACGTGGCTGTTTGAATCCCAGACGCTGGACAAGATCAAGGATGCTGAATCCAATATAAATGCAGCACAGGTCGTTGAGGAGGAGATCCCAAAAGCAGATGTGAAGAGCACAACCTGGCTGTTCGAGACCACACCCTTAGACAAAATTGTCACAGTTGAAAGTGTGATTGACACGCTGTCTCGTCTACATCAGCTTGAATTCATCCACTCAAGTGGAATCTTAATAGAGGCAAAAGAGATCACAAACGTCAACATGGTGAAATACCAATTTATTAAAACCGAGGGAGCACAGATTCAGAAGGAGGAGATAGTTGAAGGGAACATCAGAAACATCATGCTACAGTTATTGTCCAGATCGACTCTGAAGCCCCAGATCACTCTTCTAAAAGAGGTAGAACAGGGTAAAGTTCAGACAACAGTATTGGAAGTCCCAGTCAATCAGCCAGCATCAACAAACCAAGACAAAGATCAAAGTATACAGAAACTCATCGAAAACTTGCTTGTTCAAGATAAGCTGATGAAGAAGGGGATCGTCATGCAGGAATCTGAGGGAGGACATGCAGAGATGACTGTTTACTCCCTTCTCTGTCAAACCAAAATGGATAGTCAAGACATTACAAGGGGAGATGTGAAGTCAACTATAGGCAACCTGTTAGCTACTGCTAACAATCAGAGGACAACCGTTTCATGTAGACTAGATGAAAATGAAAAGGGAAATGTCGACTTATACAGGAGTTGCATCGAGAAAGGAGATCTCCAAAAACTGAAGAGTCTTCAAATACAGCAATCAGAATTGGATGAACTTGACCTCATGGCAAAGGAACAGATTGAGATTGTGCAAGGCGATGTGAAGGAGGCGAAGAAAAATCTTCAGAAACAGAAGGATCAAGTGGAACGTACCATTTCAGACGTCTTACCAGGGGATGTGAAGAATGCCAAAAGAGTCTTTTCTACAGAGGGCTCCATTGACCTTAGTGTTGAAAACTGCATTTCTAAAGAAGAGATCATCCGTGGTGATATCTCCTCAGCTAAGCAGCAACTTGCTTTAAAACAGACTCTCTCTATGGAAAAGGAGGAAATCGTGGCCGGTGACATCAAAGCTACTCTGCAGTCTTTAGAAAGAGCAAAGCAACAGAGTATGCACTTGGAGCGTGATGTCATAACCCCGGGAACTATCTATGACATGGATCTAGCAACACAGGGGCCGGAATCAGAGGGAAACCAGACACAGAAAGAGGAAATTGTATCGGGAGATGTGAAGGCAGCGAAGCAGTCCCTTGAGCTGGCAAAGAACCAGAGTCTATGTGTGGAGCGTGACATCCTCGTGCCAGGCAAAATATACAATGTCAACATCTCATCTCAAGAACAGAGCTCCACGACAGTGAGGCAGTCTGCGTCTTCGTCAACCTCCAGAAGCCAGCGGATCACGACGACTTTCCGAAAGGTCAGTGACGCAGAGAGAGATCAGGAGACAATTGAGGCTTGCCAACAGGGCTACGTGTCAAGGAGTTCAGATGTAATACATGTTAGCGCAGCGGATTCACAGCCAGCAGTCTCCGGCAGCATACAAGCACAAACCCACCCTTATGTAAACTCAGAGTTTGATGATGTTGAGAGGACAGGGACAGAAGAGGCAGAAGCAGAAGTGGTGAGAGGAGATATAAAAGCTGCTATTAGGTCTCTGCACAGTGCTGCGACAGAGCAGAGACCGCTGGTAGACAAACAGGAAATTGTAAGAGGTAATATGCAGATGGCGCTGCAATATCTTGAAAAGTCTAGTATAAATGTGTCCAAAGGAGACTATAAAGCTGCCATGCTATACAGGAACTCAGGTAAAGCTTATGCAGGGAGCAGAAAGGAAAGGGATGCAGAGACTGTGAAAAAGCAGTGTGTTGTAGTATCTATGCCTCCATCTGACACTGAATTATCTCCTTCGGTTTCAGTAACTCTTGGTGAACCGCCAGCCATCGCAGCACAGACTTCAGCAACTGTCACTTTTACAAATCTTGATGAAAACCCTAAAACACCCTCCACTGAAGCCCTAAGGCCACCTCCACTTCCTCCCAAAGCAAATGAAAAAACACAATACCAGAAGCCGGCTCTACCACCAAAACCACAGCGCTCAAAACAAACACCCAGCGACGCAACAGAGAATACCACCCCTTCTCCAAAAACACCTAGCCCGATTAAAGGTAACCAGCAAAGCCCAGTCATTCCCCCAAAAATGAAACCAGGGaacccatctcctcctcctctgcctcagAAACCTTCATCAAATAGACAACAAACCACAAAGGACTCACAACCCGAACTGGCCTCCAATGAAACAGGCAATAGGGAAGCAAATCAATACTCACCTCAGGCCAGTGCTACCAATAACATCCCAGCCGAGTACAAAAAGTCAGTTCAGCTTAAGCAAAAGAGGGAACAGAAAAACATTGGAACAACATTGGCAGTTGATCATCGTTTGGCCATGTCAAATGGCACTGAAAATGAGATGGACAgaaacataatacagaaaatCAATGCAGCAAAAGAGATCCGAATGTGCATGCAGAGCTACACAGAAGATGGTAATGCACAACAGGAAATAAACACAGACTTTCAGGTCGCAATCCAAAACTTCAGGGGGAAGGAGAAGAATGCTGTGGACACAGCCCCTGTGCTGCCAAATAAGATCAAAATAATTCGGGAAAAGGTCAGTCAAGAAAAACAGGTCACCAAAACCACCAACATGCAACAGGAGATAAACCCCTCTACTGTGCAGCAGGGGAGAACAGATATCCACAATCAGGGCTGCAATACAGATCTCCAAGAACCCTACTCCCCAACTACGACAGATATACTTTCAGTGAGCCAACATAACAGTGACAAGCTGCCAGGAGGAGCATCCATAACAGTGATGAGCTGCCAGGAGGAGCATCACCAGAGACCTGAGGACAAAGTAGTTCtgagaaagaagaaagaaaagaaagagaccGAGGACCAGCGACGTCAGAGGCTGTCTGTTCACAAAGATGACATTATGAGAGGGAACGTGAAGGCAGCGATGGAAATATTCGAGAATCTGAGGAAACGAGAGGAACTCAAGACTATCCTGTCTCAAGTTCAAGAGATAGAAGGAGAGACCAGGGAAGTGGATGTCAGTTCATTAAAGAGCTTATTCGAGAATGTACCTGCTTGGATAGTCACGCCTTGTAAACATACAAAGCAAAGTCACACAAAAGGGGAAAAGAAAGTTGAAATAGAGTTAGTGAGCAATGATATTGAAAGTGGATCTTCGGTAGAGACTGTATTCGGAGACCTAGAAAAGGCAAGCAAAGATATAATGCATTTGAAAGAGCAGACGTTAGCAAAACTTATTGACATAGAGGAGGCGATCAGAAAGGCTTTGTATTCTGTATCCAATTTAAAATCTGAGGCTGATATCGCAGGTTTATCAGGACTCTTTAACGAATCCTTGCAGACCAAGCAAAGCCTTCAACCCACCAACAACATAAGAAAAATCAGTATCGCATCCACCAAGGCCACTAAGGCCAAAACAGAACAAGCATGGGAGACATCTGAGGGGAAAACGACAGGTGTATCAGGATCGTCAAAAATATCAGAGTCAGCCTCACTCTCTCCGATACTTGACAAGCCCCAAATCAAACAATGCTCTacctccccatcctctccattATTCATCTCCATTCACTCTGCTGCCAGGAAGCCTGCAGAACAGCCAAAGTCAGCACAGCCACAGTTCTCATCATTCAAGCCTAAACCAGAGCGGTGTCCTTCCCCAAGCGCCCATGGAGCCAATGGTGACCTGGGTCAACGATCTGCCTCTGATTCCCCAAACCACTTCTACAGTCCTGCTAGTCCAAGACGAAAGGTCAGCATACTGGAGGTGCAAACTGTCCCTGAGACGGTTCCTGCCGGAATCATTGGCACAAAGACTGTCAGTGAGAAATACGAGGAGATGGACTGCTTTGGCAACACATTTGTCTCGTCAAAGACTTCGACGTTTGTCACGAAGCACTCTGAGAAGTTTGGAGTAGTCACCAGTCCAACCAGGTATGAAGTCGTGACATCCCCCATCATGCAAAGGTCCGGTCATCCCTTTTCAGAAAATGCTCAGTCCAACGCCAAAGAGGGTGGTACGGTTTTTGTAACATTTGGTCAACCAAAACCTGGAAAACTTTGA